One window of Pyxicephalus adspersus chromosome 4, UCB_Pads_2.0, whole genome shotgun sequence genomic DNA carries:
- the GJA1 gene encoding gap junction alpha-1 protein gives MGDWSALGRLLDKVQAYSTAGGKVWLSVLFIFRILLLGTAVESAWGDEQSAFRCNTQQPGCENVCYDKSFPISHVRFWVLQIIFVSTPTLLYLAHVFYLMRKEEKLNRKEEELKIAQNDGGNVDMHLKQIEIKKYKYGLEEHGKVKMRGGLLRTYVISILFKSLFEVAFLLIQWYIYGFRLEAIYTCKRDPCPHQVDCFLSRPTEKTIFIYFMLVVSLVSLALNIIELFYVIFKNIKDGIKGKRDPYATTNDAVNPAKDCGSPKYTYFNGCSSPTAPMSPPGYKLVTEDRNPSSCRNYNKQASEQNWANYSAEQNRMGQAGSTISNTHAQPFDFPDEHQNVKKIPPGHEMQPLSILDHRPSSRASSHASSRPRPDDLEI, from the coding sequence ATGGGTGACTGGAGTGCCTTAGGAAGACTCCTTGATAAAGTGCAGGCTTATTCCACTGCTGGAGGGAAAGTGTGGTTGTCAGTACTGTTCATTTTCCGGATCCTGTTATTGGGCACTGCAGTAGAGTCTGCTTGGGGCGATGAACAATCTGCATTTCGATGCAACACTCAGCAACCTGGTTGTGAAAATGTCTGCTATGACAAATCATTTCCAATCTCCCATGTACGATTCTGGGTTCTCCAAATTATATTTGTCTCTACACCTACACTTCTATATTTAGCACATGTGTTTTATTTGATGCGCAAAGAAGAGAAACTAAACCGAAAAGAAGAAGAGCTTAAAATAGCCCAGAATGATGGAGGTAATGTGGACATGCATCTTAAGCaaattgaaataaagaaatacaaatatggtTTAGAAGAACATGGAAAGGTTAAGATGCGAGGTGGTCTACTTCGCACTTATGTGATAAGCATACTGTTTAAATCTCTTTTTGAGGTTGCTTTCCTTCTTATCCAATGGTACATCTATGGGTTCCGTTTAGAAGCTATCTATACCTGCAAAAGAGATCCATGCCCACATCAAGTTGACTGCTTCCTTTCCCGTCCCACTGAGAAAACAATTTTCATCTATTTTATGCTGGTGGTGTCTTTAGTATCACTTGCTTTAAACATTATTGAGTTGTTCTatgttattttcaaaaatatcaaGGATGGAATTAAAGGAAAGAGGGACCCCTATGCCACCACAAATGATGCTGTGAATCCTGCCAAGGATTGTGGTTCCCCTAAGTATACTTATTTCAATGGCTGTTCTTCTCCAACTGCACCTATGTCACCACCTGGTTACAAGCTTGTTACTGAAGACAGAAACCCTTCTTCCTGTCGTAATTATAACAAACAAGCAAGTGAACAGAACTGGGCTAATTACAGTGCAGAACAAAACAGGATGGGCCAAGCTGGAAGCACTATTTCAAATACCCATGCTCAGCCATTTGACTTCCCAGATGAACACCAGAATGTCAAAAAAATACCACCTGGACATGAAATGCAGCCTCTCAGTATACTGGACCACAGGCCATCTAGCAGAGCAAGTAGCCATGCAAGCAGCAGGCCCAGACCTGATGACCTGGAGATTTAG